A window of Bradyrhizobium sp. AZCC 1610 contains these coding sequences:
- a CDS encoding PRC-barrel domain-containing protein, whose protein sequence is MLTKTAVAGIAASALLASVAFAQQSPSATTDSATTAAPAASSDTSSFKGNWRTSKLVGLNVYNDSNESLGSINDLLTDKSGDIKGVVIGVGGFLGVGEHLVAVPIDKVKFVDEPIAYTGTAGAPASGGARPGTTGTGTTTGAAPAAAPPKKNPWYPDHAVFSATKDQLKSMPEFKYSTE, encoded by the coding sequence ATGTTAACCAAAACTGCCGTTGCCGGCATCGCGGCCTCCGCGCTGCTGGCGAGCGTCGCGTTCGCGCAACAAAGTCCTTCGGCAACGACTGACAGCGCCACCACCGCCGCGCCTGCGGCTTCATCCGATACCTCGTCGTTCAAGGGTAACTGGCGGACCTCGAAGCTGGTCGGCCTGAATGTGTACAACGACAGCAACGAAAGCCTCGGATCGATCAACGATCTGCTGACCGACAAGAGCGGCGACATCAAAGGCGTGGTGATCGGTGTCGGCGGCTTCCTCGGCGTCGGCGAGCATCTGGTTGCGGTGCCGATCGACAAGGTGAAGTTCGTCGATGAGCCGATTGCCTATACCGGCACGGCCGGCGCGCCTGCCAGCGGCGGCGCAAGGCCTGGGACAACAGGCACGGGTACGACGACGGGCGCAGCGCCGGCCGCGGCTCCTCCCAAGAAGAATCCGTGGTATCCGGATCACGCCGTGTTCAGCGCAACGAAGGATCAGCTGAAGTCGATGCCGGAGTTCAAGTACTCGACCGAGTGA
- a CDS encoding TAXI family TRAP transporter solute-binding subunit yields the protein MILAAGMLAFGVAAGTLYYVLRPTTLRIAVGPAGSDDQKLIQLMAQTFARENGSVRLAPITTEGAVESIALFAAGKADLAVARGDLNLPENAESVAILRKNVVVLWAPSGLPAKGSKKQPTPKIKSLDELAGHRVGVIGRTQANVALLRSILKESGINPDKVTISQFATNQIGEMARDQSVDAFMAVGPLKSKITVDAIAATAVARGDPKFLPIEVSDAIAKKNPIYESEEIPASIFGSSPQRPEDKVDTVAVNHLIVAPKSLSDTAVAAFARQLFTNRQQLARELPTASQIEKPDTDKDAALPAHAGAAAYIDGNERTFLEKYTDYIWGAILILSGLGSVGAWFKHYWNSDEREVYVGHRDELLDLISRVRKAETPQELAEMQNTADGILRHALDCYDDGAVEDGDLSVIGLALEQFHHAVVDRRVVLNAGEAGMPRMRAG from the coding sequence TTGATCCTTGCCGCCGGCATGCTCGCGTTCGGCGTCGCCGCCGGCACGCTGTACTACGTGCTGCGCCCGACGACGCTGCGGATCGCGGTCGGGCCTGCCGGCAGCGACGACCAGAAACTGATCCAGTTGATGGCGCAGACCTTTGCGCGCGAGAACGGTTCCGTGCGGCTTGCACCGATCACGACGGAAGGGGCAGTGGAGAGCATCGCGCTGTTCGCCGCCGGCAAGGCCGATCTCGCGGTGGCGCGCGGCGACCTGAACCTGCCGGAAAATGCCGAGTCGGTCGCCATCCTGCGCAAGAATGTCGTCGTGCTGTGGGCGCCTTCCGGCCTTCCCGCCAAGGGCTCGAAGAAGCAGCCCACACCCAAGATCAAGAGTCTCGATGAGCTGGCCGGCCACCGCGTCGGCGTGATCGGGCGGACGCAGGCCAATGTCGCGTTGTTGCGCAGTATTCTGAAAGAGTCCGGCATCAATCCCGACAAGGTCACGATCAGTCAGTTCGCCACCAACCAGATCGGCGAGATGGCGCGCGATCAGTCGGTCGACGCCTTCATGGCGGTCGGCCCGCTCAAGAGCAAGATCACCGTGGACGCCATCGCGGCGACGGCTGTGGCCCGCGGCGATCCGAAATTCCTGCCGATCGAGGTTTCCGATGCGATCGCGAAGAAGAACCCGATCTACGAATCCGAAGAGATTCCTGCCAGCATCTTCGGCTCCTCGCCGCAGCGGCCGGAAGACAAGGTCGACACTGTTGCCGTCAATCACCTGATCGTCGCGCCGAAGTCGTTGTCGGACACGGCGGTCGCCGCCTTTGCCCGCCAGCTCTTCACCAACCGCCAGCAGCTTGCGCGCGAATTGCCGACCGCCTCGCAGATCGAAAAGCCTGACACCGACAAGGACGCTGCCTTGCCGGCGCATGCGGGAGCGGCGGCCTATATCGACGGCAACGAGCGAACGTTCCTCGAAAAATACACCGACTATATCTGGGGGGCGATCCTGATCCTCTCGGGGTTGGGCTCGGTCGGCGCCTGGTTCAAGCACTACTGGAACAGCGACGAACGCGAAGTGTATGTCGGCCATCGCGATGAACTGCTCGACCTGATTTCCAGGGTACGCAAGGCGGAAACGCCGCAAGAGCTGGCGGAGATGCAGAACACAGCCGACGGCATATTGCGTCACGCGCTCGATTGCTATGACGACGGCGCAGTCGAGGACGGCGACCTCTCGGTGATCGGTTTAGCGCTCGAACAATTCCACCACGCGGTCGTCGACCGCCGCGTCGTGCTCAACGCCGGCGAGGCCGGCATGCCGCGAATGCGCGCCGGCTAG
- a CDS encoding FAD-dependent oxidoreductase has translation MYQKSDLRGDSPVSIIGAGIAGAWQALLFAQAGHAVTLYERSDAYMTLATSHWAGGMLAPYCEAEASEPAIGRLGIRSLDLWRELFPKTPFNGSLVVAHARDRADFERFAKLTTSHVRLDARGVSDLEPSLEGRFRDGLFYAGEGHVEPRRVLPELHARITAAGGTIKFDCDTSAEDLDGIVIDCRGLSARDEQPELRGVKGEMIIVETNEVELSRPVRLIHPRWPLYVIPRGDNKFMLGATSIEAEDTGVSVRSALELLGAAYAVHPAFAEARIVEFGSGLRPAFPDNLPRITIRNDKIAVNGLYRHGFLLAPALAELTLAYVQRGAIDNEVMRCV, from the coding sequence ATGTACCAGAAGTCAGATCTACGCGGGGACTCCCCCGTTTCCATCATCGGCGCGGGCATTGCCGGCGCATGGCAGGCGCTGCTGTTCGCACAGGCCGGCCATGCCGTCACTTTGTATGAGCGCAGTGACGCCTATATGACGCTCGCAACCAGCCACTGGGCCGGCGGCATGCTCGCGCCGTATTGCGAGGCTGAGGCCTCCGAGCCTGCGATCGGCCGGCTCGGCATCCGCTCGCTGGATCTGTGGCGCGAGCTTTTTCCGAAAACCCCGTTCAACGGATCGCTTGTCGTGGCGCATGCGCGCGACCGCGCCGATTTCGAGCGCTTTGCGAAACTGACCACCAGCCATGTCAGGCTCGACGCCCGCGGCGTCAGCGATCTCGAACCTTCGCTGGAGGGCCGTTTCCGCGATGGCCTGTTCTATGCCGGTGAAGGCCATGTCGAGCCGCGCCGCGTGCTCCCCGAGCTGCATGCGCGCATCACGGCGGCCGGCGGCACCATCAAGTTCGACTGCGACACAAGCGCGGAAGATCTCGACGGCATCGTGATCGACTGCCGCGGGCTTTCGGCGCGCGACGAGCAGCCGGAATTACGCGGCGTGAAGGGCGAGATGATCATCGTTGAGACGAACGAGGTCGAGCTGTCGCGCCCGGTGCGGCTGATCCATCCGCGCTGGCCGCTTTACGTCATTCCGCGCGGCGACAATAAATTCATGCTGGGCGCGACCTCGATCGAGGCCGAGGACACCGGCGTCAGCGTGCGCTCGGCGCTGGAGCTGCTCGGCGCAGCCTATGCCGTGCATCCGGCGTTTGCCGAGGCGCGCATCGTCGAGTTCGGCTCGGGCCTTCGTCCGGCCTTCCCCGACAATCTGCCGCGGATCACGATTCGCAACGACAAGATCGCCGTGAACGGGCTCTACCGCCACGGCTTTCTGCTGGCCCCCGCACTGGCCGAGCTGACACTTGCCTATGTGCAGCGCGGCGCGATCGACAATGAGGTGATGCGATGCGTGTGA
- a CDS encoding L,D-transpeptidase has translation MFNSFSLTTRFAAAAFGALAIGATAFSAPAAAAPLPLFPFFLPQIEAAPPPVAATPQEEERFELPARLRRQVVNYYTREAPGTIIIDTPNTYLYLVLGNGQAMRYGIGIGRDGFTWSGTQTITRKAEWPAWTPPPQMIARQPYLPRHMTGGPGNPLGARAMYLGGTIYRIHGTNDPSTIGTRVSSGCLRLTNEDVKDLYSRVSVGTKVIVLPMTDRRADLGRTIR, from the coding sequence ATGTTTAATTCATTTAGCCTGACCACCCGCTTTGCTGCCGCCGCTTTTGGTGCGCTGGCAATCGGCGCGACCGCATTTTCCGCACCCGCCGCCGCAGCTCCGCTGCCGCTGTTTCCGTTTTTCCTGCCGCAGATCGAAGCGGCCCCGCCGCCGGTTGCGGCTACGCCCCAGGAAGAAGAACGCTTCGAGCTGCCGGCACGCCTGCGTCGCCAGGTCGTGAACTACTACACCCGCGAGGCGCCGGGCACGATCATCATCGATACCCCGAACACCTATCTCTACCTCGTGCTCGGCAACGGCCAGGCGATGCGCTACGGCATCGGCATCGGCCGCGACGGCTTCACCTGGTCGGGCACCCAGACGATCACCCGCAAGGCCGAATGGCCGGCGTGGACCCCGCCCCCGCAAATGATCGCCCGCCAGCCCTATTTGCCGCGCCACATGACCGGCGGCCCGGGTAATCCGCTCGGCGCCCGCGCGATGTATCTCGGCGGCACCATCTATCGCATCCACGGCACCAACGACCCCTCGACGATCGGCACCCGCGTTTCCTCAGGCTGCCTCCGCCTCACCAATGAAGACGTCAAGGACCTCTATTCGCGGGTCAGCGTCGGCACCAAGGTGATCGTGCTGCCGATGACGGATCGCCGCGCCGATCTCGGCCGGACCATCCGCTAA
- a CDS encoding winged helix-turn-helix transcriptional regulator — protein sequence MTNLHYPQFCALARAAEIIGERWTLLIIRELLLGPKRFGDLLDHLDGMSPTLLTSRLTTLIECNVVRRTALPRPVNAQVYELTEIGREVQPAIRELIRWGGRFLFPPVPGDTFEPDWVMLGLDAIAKRSPVPEINVGLVVTHGKKSAGFTVAGSGSGTAIQRGVTDCKGILEAPFDAVLQIVGMSVSLQDAIEAKRARVSGSITLVRKLPLLFDLAERRRAAPAAS from the coding sequence ATGACCAATCTTCACTATCCGCAATTCTGCGCACTTGCCCGCGCGGCGGAAATCATCGGCGAGCGCTGGACTCTCCTGATTATCCGGGAGCTCCTTCTTGGGCCGAAGCGGTTTGGCGATCTCCTGGATCATCTTGACGGTATGAGTCCCACTTTGCTGACATCGCGCCTTACCACCCTGATCGAGTGCAACGTCGTGCGGCGAACTGCCTTGCCGCGGCCGGTCAATGCGCAGGTATACGAGCTGACGGAGATCGGCCGGGAAGTTCAGCCCGCGATCCGGGAATTGATCCGCTGGGGCGGTCGCTTCCTGTTCCCGCCGGTGCCGGGCGACACGTTCGAGCCGGACTGGGTGATGCTTGGCCTTGACGCCATTGCGAAGCGTTCACCCGTGCCGGAAATTAACGTCGGCCTCGTGGTCACCCATGGCAAGAAGTCGGCAGGCTTTACCGTCGCGGGCAGCGGCTCAGGTACGGCAATTCAGAGAGGCGTTACGGATTGCAAGGGGATACTGGAAGCCCCGTTCGACGCGGTGCTGCAGATTGTCGGGATGAGCGTATCCCTTCAGGACGCAATCGAGGCGAAGCGCGCCAGAGTTAGCGGCTCTATAACGCTGGTTCGCAAGCTTCCCCTTCTGTTCGACCTTGCGGAACGCCGGCGCGCAGCGCCCGCGGCAAGCTGA
- a CDS encoding TfoX/Sxy family protein yields the protein MAWTKSPQSLIDLFDKSVPPGANISRRKMFGYPAAFANGNLFIGLHQNDFIMRLSEQDRARYSAEFGERPFEPMVGRPMREYVRLPEELLADPRKRASWINLSLRYAETIAPKAKSPKRKHLPQPVNRSRA from the coding sequence GTGGCCTGGACGAAATCACCACAGTCGCTGATCGATCTGTTCGACAAGTCGGTCCCGCCGGGCGCAAACATTTCCCGCCGCAAGATGTTCGGCTACCCGGCGGCCTTCGCTAACGGAAATCTCTTTATCGGCCTGCATCAGAACGATTTCATCATGCGGTTATCGGAGCAGGATCGCGCCAGGTATAGCGCCGAATTCGGCGAACGACCCTTCGAGCCCATGGTGGGTCGGCCGATGCGTGAATATGTGCGATTGCCTGAGGAGCTACTGGCCGATCCGCGCAAGCGCGCATCCTGGATCAATCTTTCGCTGCGGTATGCCGAGACAATCGCACCAAAGGCGAAGTCCCCAAAGAGAAAGCATTTGCCTCAACCGGTGAACAGGAGTCGAGCATGA
- a CDS encoding transglycosylase SLT domain-containing protein, whose protein sequence is MKSLPKFAWLSATAALLVSPGAMAQSRAQYESMVATHARANNVPEALVHRVIVRESKYHPNLVGRGGTIGLMQIKLPTARGLGYTGDAAGLRDPDTNLAWGIKYLAGAYRAANSDHGRAVRYYASGYYYAAKRQRQERPLQIAPVLASGGPPKIIARPADANALQAPE, encoded by the coding sequence ATGAAAAGTTTGCCGAAATTCGCCTGGCTCTCCGCCACGGCGGCGCTGCTGGTTTCGCCCGGGGCGATGGCGCAGAGCCGCGCGCAATATGAGAGCATGGTCGCAACCCATGCGCGAGCCAACAACGTGCCGGAAGCGCTGGTGCACCGGGTGATCGTGCGCGAGAGCAAATATCATCCCAACCTCGTCGGACGCGGCGGCACCATCGGATTGATGCAGATCAAGCTGCCGACCGCGCGGGGCCTCGGCTACACCGGCGACGCCGCGGGCCTGCGCGATCCCGACACCAATCTCGCCTGGGGCATCAAATATCTGGCCGGCGCCTATCGCGCCGCCAACAGCGATCACGGTCGAGCCGTGCGTTATTATGCGAGCGGCTATTACTACGCCGCAAAGCGCCAGCGGCAGGAGCGGCCCCTGCAGATCGCGCCCGTGCTTGCGAGTGGCGGGCCGCCGAAAATCATCGCCAGGCCCGCAGACGCGAATGCGCTGCAGGCCCCCGAATAG
- a CDS encoding dodecin family protein: protein MADSVYKVIELIGTSTESWEKAAAAAVSRAGESLRDLRVAEVMKLDLQLDASGKVEAYRAKLSLSFKFEGS, encoded by the coding sequence ATGGCTGATAGCGTCTACAAAGTCATCGAGCTGATCGGCACCAGCACGGAATCCTGGGAGAAGGCCGCTGCCGCCGCGGTCAGTCGCGCTGGAGAGTCGCTGCGCGATCTGCGCGTCGCCGAGGTCATGAAGCTCGATCTGCAACTGGACGCCAGCGGCAAGGTCGAAGCCTACCGCGCCAAGCTGAGCCTCTCGTTCAAGTTCGAGGGGTCGTAG
- a CDS encoding DUF4403 family protein — protein MRLPMHLKTISIAFAVVVVSFAASLKVMDFVAPRATNRPPALAELPPLPPAPRASTVMAPIAVTLSAIRDAADRGAPRSFAGKADNPISQILQNADIGWTASRGPIVATGAQDVLSLATPLTGTLNVTGSLSAKATGAVGDALGGLLGGNVAKQIGSVNIKNLNASAEIKGNVVISARPQIAANWRIEPNLAAQVNLGDSSLSVAGARVNVPAQVKPLIDKNVAEQIALVQARMRNDPTFEQNARAQWAKACRSIPLQGTTAGSTMPPLWLELRPTRAIAAQPRVDASNLTLTLGIEAETRITPTETKPSCPFPATIAIVPPTPGRVAIAVPIDMPFTEINKIVEAQFAGKTFPEDGSGAVDVTVKRASVAASGNRLLISLLVSTKEKKSFLSLGGEANVHIWGRPVLDQAEQTLRLTDIELAVESEAAFGLLGTAARAAIPHLQKTLAEKATVDLKPFASNAQKKIAAVIADFQKNEDGLRVSAEINKLRLADIAFDSKTLRVIAEAEGAINVYVTALPAL, from the coding sequence TTGCGTCTGCCGATGCATCTCAAGACGATTTCGATTGCGTTCGCGGTCGTTGTCGTCTCGTTTGCGGCCAGCCTGAAGGTCATGGACTTCGTCGCGCCGCGCGCCACGAACCGACCGCCTGCGCTTGCCGAATTGCCGCCGCTGCCGCCGGCGCCGCGCGCATCCACCGTGATGGCGCCGATTGCGGTTACGCTGTCGGCGATCCGCGACGCCGCCGATCGCGGCGCGCCGCGCTCCTTCGCCGGCAAGGCCGATAATCCGATATCGCAGATCCTGCAGAATGCCGATATCGGCTGGACCGCCTCGCGCGGGCCGATCGTAGCTACCGGCGCACAGGACGTGCTGTCGCTGGCGACGCCGCTGACGGGCACACTGAACGTAACCGGCTCGCTGTCGGCGAAGGCGACCGGTGCGGTCGGCGACGCGCTCGGCGGCCTGCTCGGTGGCAACGTCGCCAAGCAGATCGGCAGCGTGAACATCAAGAATCTCAACGCCAGCGCCGAGATCAAAGGCAACGTGGTCATATCAGCGCGGCCGCAGATCGCCGCGAACTGGCGCATCGAGCCGAACCTCGCAGCGCAGGTCAATCTCGGCGACAGTAGCCTCAGCGTGGCGGGCGCGCGCGTCAACGTGCCCGCGCAGGTGAAGCCATTGATCGACAAGAATGTCGCCGAGCAGATCGCGCTGGTGCAGGCGCGCATGCGCAACGATCCGACCTTTGAACAAAACGCGCGGGCACAATGGGCCAAGGCCTGCCGCTCGATCCCGCTGCAGGGCACGACCGCCGGTTCGACGATGCCGCCGCTGTGGCTGGAATTGCGCCCCACCCGCGCGATTGCCGCGCAACCGCGCGTCGATGCTTCGAACCTCACGCTGACGCTCGGCATCGAAGCGGAGACCCGGATCACGCCAACTGAGACCAAGCCGTCCTGCCCGTTCCCCGCCACGATCGCCATCGTGCCGCCGACGCCCGGACGGGTCGCGATCGCCGTTCCCATCGACATGCCCTTCACCGAGATCAACAAGATCGTGGAAGCGCAGTTCGCCGGAAAGACCTTTCCGGAAGATGGTTCCGGCGCGGTCGACGTCACCGTCAAGCGCGCCAGCGTCGCGGCGTCGGGCAACCGCCTGCTGATTTCGCTGCTGGTGAGCACCAAGGAAAAGAAGAGCTTCTTAAGCCTCGGCGGCGAGGCCAATGTGCATATCTGGGGAAGGCCGGTGCTCGATCAGGCCGAGCAGACGCTGCGGCTGACCGATATCGAACTCGCCGTCGAGTCGGAGGCCGCCTTCGGGCTGCTGGGCACTGCTGCGCGCGCGGCCATCCCGCACTTGCAAAAGACGCTGGCGGAAAAGGCGACCGTCGACCTCAAGCCGTTCGCAAGCAACGCCCAGAAAAAGATTGCGGCAGTGATCGCCGATTTCCAGAAGAACGAGGACGGCCTGCGGGTCTCGGCCGAGATCAACAAGCTGCGGCTCGCCGACATCGCCTTCGATTCCAAAACGCTGCGCGTGATCGCGGAAGCCGAAGGCGCGATCAACGTCTATGTGACCGCGCTGCCGGCGCTGTGA
- a CDS encoding PRC-barrel domain-containing protein, whose product MASDVMAKPHPLIASDRVEGTAVRRPNGDMIGHIERVMIDKVTGKVSYAVLSFGGFLGIGANLIPLPWGRLRYSTKFEAYELDIDDEELKRAPSFRADKDFDWGDRAKEAELHRYYGMPPYWGGF is encoded by the coding sequence ATGGCAAGCGACGTCATGGCCAAGCCGCATCCCTTGATCGCGAGCGACCGTGTCGAGGGGACCGCGGTGCGGCGGCCGAACGGGGACATGATCGGCCATATCGAACGGGTGATGATCGACAAGGTCACCGGTAAAGTATCCTATGCAGTCCTGAGTTTCGGCGGGTTTCTGGGCATCGGGGCCAATCTGATTCCGTTGCCGTGGGGGCGGCTTCGCTACAGCACGAAGTTCGAAGCCTACGAACTCGACATCGACGATGAAGAGCTGAAGCGCGCGCCGTCATTCCGTGCCGACAAAGATTTCGACTGGGGCGATCGCGCGAAGGAAGCCGAGCTGCATCGCTATTACGGCATGCCGCCTTACTGGGGCGGCTTCTGA
- a CDS encoding glycosyltransferase family 4 protein produces MKILIATDAWHPQVNGVVRTLTSLARSAAALGADISFLTPDGFPSMALPTYPGLRIALPNRREIARRIEEAAPDAIHIATEGPIGWMVRAYCRRRKLAFTTSYTTRFPEYIAVRTGVPASVGYAVLRHFHAASSTTMVATDSLRQELGARGFRKLGFWTRGVDTELFNPHTPAALDLPRPVFMTMGRVAVEKNLEAFLSLDLPGSKVVVGDGPQKAQLAKQYPDAIYLGEKKGADLTAHLAAADVFVFPSLTDTFGVVQLEALACGTPVAAFPVTGPKDVIADHPIGAIDTDLRAASLRALTMSRETCRNFALARSWENSARQFIGNLTALQPSRALRPVRRAPAASAVQG; encoded by the coding sequence ATGAAGATACTGATTGCGACCGATGCATGGCATCCGCAGGTGAACGGCGTCGTCCGTACGCTGACGTCGCTGGCGCGCAGCGCCGCCGCGCTTGGCGCCGACATCAGCTTTCTGACCCCGGACGGATTTCCCTCGATGGCGTTGCCGACCTATCCGGGCTTGCGCATCGCGCTGCCGAACCGGCGCGAGATCGCGCGACGGATCGAGGAGGCGGCGCCGGACGCCATCCACATCGCGACCGAGGGGCCGATCGGCTGGATGGTGCGTGCCTATTGCCGCCGCCGCAAGCTGGCGTTCACCACGTCCTATACGACGCGTTTTCCCGAATATATCGCCGTCCGCACCGGGGTGCCGGCGAGCGTCGGCTACGCGGTGCTGCGGCACTTTCATGCCGCGTCTTCCACGACCATGGTCGCGACCGACTCGCTGCGGCAGGAACTCGGCGCGCGGGGATTCCGGAAACTCGGTTTCTGGACACGCGGCGTCGACACCGAGCTGTTCAATCCGCATACGCCTGCGGCGCTCGATCTGCCGCGGCCGGTCTTCATGACCATGGGCCGCGTCGCGGTGGAAAAGAATCTCGAAGCGTTTCTGTCGCTCGATTTGCCGGGGTCGAAAGTGGTCGTCGGCGACGGACCGCAGAAGGCGCAGCTCGCAAAGCAATATCCCGACGCGATCTATCTCGGCGAGAAGAAGGGCGCGGACCTGACCGCGCATCTCGCCGCCGCCGACGTCTTCGTGTTTCCGAGCCTCACCGACACCTTCGGCGTCGTGCAGCTCGAGGCGCTAGCCTGTGGCACGCCGGTCGCGGCATTTCCGGTCACCGGCCCGAAGGATGTCATTGCCGATCATCCGATCGGCGCAATCGACACCGATCTGCGCGCCGCGTCCTTGCGCGCGCTGACGATGTCGCGCGAAACCTGCCGGAATTTTGCGCTGGCGCGTTCCTGGGAAAACAGCGCGCGGCAGTTCATCGGCAACCTGACGGCGCTGCAGCCGAGCCGCGCGCTGCGGCCGGTGCGCCGGGCGCCCGCCGCGAGCGCCGTGCAGGGTTGA